A window from Corynebacterium urealyticum DSM 7109 encodes these proteins:
- a CDS encoding MarR family winged helix-turn-helix transcriptional regulator: MTPNDRLVDLAAETRESIRSSVNMLRRVDHASGLTTSQLATLTALEGGPLTMSELAEIKDVAQPTMSQHVSRLEGWGHVRRVSTPEDGRIVRVELTQHGKEVADKANRARDEVVAAALEQLSEEQHAALHEGIIILRGLAEQLLKSDQGK, encoded by the coding sequence ATGACCCCCAACGATCGCCTCGTTGACCTCGCCGCCGAGACGCGCGAATCGATCCGCTCGAGCGTCAATATGCTTCGCCGCGTCGATCACGCCTCTGGCCTCACCACCTCTCAACTCGCCACGCTGACCGCGCTGGAAGGTGGCCCGCTCACGATGTCCGAGCTCGCGGAGATTAAGGACGTCGCCCAGCCGACAATGAGCCAGCACGTCTCCCGCCTGGAGGGATGGGGACACGTGCGTCGCGTCTCGACGCCGGAGGACGGACGCATCGTCCGCGTCGAACTCACCCAGCACGGCAAAGAGGTCGCGGACAAGGCCAACCGCGCCCGCGACGAGGTGGTTGCCGCAGCCCTCGAGCAGCTCTCCGAGGAGCAGCATGCGGCTCTTCACGAAGGAATCATCATCCTTCGCGGGCTTGCCGAACAACTCCTCAAGTCTGACCAGGGCAAGTAG
- a CDS encoding LamB/YcsF family protein, producing the protein MTSAQFIDLNADLGESNAGNPVSDDAAMICVVSSANTACGFHAGDPHDIAKTLEAAAERGVTIGAHVGYRDKPGFGRRFIDYAPAELADEVLYQIGALDALARSHGTKVSYVKPHGALYNTIVHHEAQAQAVVDGVKAFGDLPLLLLPGSIAIEKAEAAGLRTVREAFADRNYNPDGTLVSRRESNAVLHDPDAVAERVLRLATEGTLTAVDGSEISIGAESVCIHGDSPGAVAMAEHIAASLDSEGIAVRSFL; encoded by the coding sequence TTGACCTCCGCGCAGTTCATCGACTTAAACGCCGATCTGGGAGAATCAAACGCCGGCAACCCGGTGAGTGACGACGCCGCCATGATCTGCGTCGTCTCCTCTGCGAACACCGCCTGCGGCTTCCACGCCGGCGACCCGCACGATATCGCCAAAACCCTTGAGGCCGCCGCCGAGCGCGGCGTGACCATCGGAGCCCACGTCGGCTACCGCGACAAGCCCGGCTTCGGCCGCCGTTTCATCGACTACGCGCCCGCCGAGCTCGCCGACGAGGTGCTCTACCAAATCGGTGCCCTCGACGCACTGGCCCGTTCCCACGGCACCAAGGTCTCCTACGTCAAGCCCCACGGCGCGCTCTATAACACGATCGTGCACCACGAGGCCCAGGCCCAGGCCGTCGTCGACGGAGTGAAGGCCTTCGGCGACCTGCCGCTACTGCTGCTCCCCGGCTCCATCGCGATCGAGAAGGCCGAAGCCGCCGGACTGCGCACCGTCCGCGAGGCCTTCGCCGACCGCAATTACAACCCGGACGGCACCCTGGTCTCCCGCCGCGAATCGAACGCCGTCCTCCACGACCCGGACGCCGTGGCCGAGCGCGTCCTCCGCCTCGCCACCGAGGGCACGCTCACCGCAGTGGACGGCAGCGAGATCAGCATCGGAGCCGAATCCGTATGCATCCACGGGGACTCCCCCGGCGCGGTCGCCATGGCCGAGCACATCGCTGCCAGCCTGGATAGCGAAGGCATTGCTGTGAGGTCCTTCCTATGA
- a CDS encoding carboxyltransferase domain-containing protein yields the protein MTDAPLTPRTIHRAGTRALLVDLPELAEVMTWHAALTAQPLAGQTSAIAAARTVLLEFATPRDAQRAVETLAGFSPTAAGQSTPREVTIDVIYDGEDLASTAEHLGISTEELISRHTSQAWMAAFGGFAPGFTYCVPADASTSEGAENFEWSVPRRANPRTAVPAGAVGLAGEFSAVYPRQSPGGWQLLGHTKTPMWDPSAEHPALLNPGDIVRYRAVRAEASGAASSNAGSGKAASQHNRTQAAILGRPVATLTDAGLLSLVQDRGRPGHGDIGVTRSGALDRASARAANAAVGNSSSAAVIENIGGLRITANVDTVLAVTGAEATVEVSTRSGHKVPKALAQPIGLLAGEELAVRPTGTGARNYVAIRGGLATDTVLDSAASDVLSGMGPAPLADGDSLKAGRAARTAVDPTILNPADSTNAATLRCVLGPRHDWFAEQTVQDFLSTTWEVSGQSNRIGLRMTGPEGAELSREREEELASEGMLPGSIQVPPNGLPVLFLADHPVTGGYPVIATVIPEDMDAAGQLPPGSTVTFRAVDPDTLAELPINPTDQNTDTQEEEQ from the coding sequence ATGACCGACGCACCACTGACGCCTCGAACCATCCACCGGGCGGGAACGCGTGCCCTCCTGGTCGACCTCCCCGAGCTCGCAGAGGTCATGACCTGGCACGCAGCGCTGACGGCTCAGCCACTGGCCGGGCAGACCTCGGCCATCGCCGCTGCCCGCACCGTGCTGCTGGAGTTCGCCACCCCGCGCGATGCCCAGCGCGCAGTGGAAACGCTGGCCGGGTTCTCCCCCACTGCGGCTGGCCAGTCCACTCCACGCGAGGTCACCATCGACGTGATCTACGACGGCGAGGACCTAGCCAGCACCGCCGAGCACCTGGGCATCAGCACCGAGGAGCTCATCAGCCGCCACACCAGTCAAGCGTGGATGGCCGCCTTCGGCGGCTTCGCCCCGGGCTTCACCTACTGCGTGCCCGCCGATGCCAGCACCAGCGAAGGCGCCGAGAACTTCGAGTGGAGCGTGCCACGGCGCGCCAACCCCCGTACCGCGGTGCCCGCGGGCGCGGTCGGCCTGGCCGGCGAGTTCTCCGCCGTCTACCCCCGCCAGTCCCCTGGCGGCTGGCAGCTGCTCGGCCACACCAAGACCCCCATGTGGGACCCAAGCGCCGAACACCCGGCGTTGCTGAACCCCGGCGATATCGTGCGTTACCGCGCGGTCCGCGCCGAGGCCAGCGGCGCGGCGTCCTCGAATGCGGGGTCCGGCAAGGCGGCCTCCCAGCACAACCGCACCCAGGCGGCGATCCTTGGTCGCCCGGTCGCGACCCTCACGGACGCCGGCCTGCTCAGCCTCGTGCAGGACCGCGGCCGCCCGGGCCACGGCGATATTGGTGTGACCCGCTCCGGCGCGCTCGACCGGGCCAGCGCCCGCGCGGCCAACGCCGCGGTGGGTAACAGCTCCAGCGCCGCCGTCATCGAGAACATCGGCGGACTGCGCATCACCGCGAACGTGGATACCGTCCTCGCGGTTACCGGTGCAGAGGCCACAGTCGAGGTCAGTACCCGCAGCGGCCACAAGGTACCCAAGGCCCTGGCACAGCCGATCGGGCTGCTCGCGGGCGAGGAGCTCGCCGTGCGCCCCACCGGCACCGGGGCCCGCAACTACGTGGCGATCCGCGGCGGACTCGCCACGGACACCGTCCTCGATTCCGCCGCGAGCGACGTCCTATCCGGAATGGGACCGGCACCACTTGCGGACGGCGACTCGCTCAAGGCCGGGCGAGCCGCACGCACCGCGGTGGACCCCACGATCCTCAACCCGGCGGACAGCACCAACGCCGCAACCCTGCGCTGCGTACTCGGCCCCCGTCACGACTGGTTCGCAGAGCAGACCGTGCAGGACTTCCTCAGCACAACCTGGGAGGTCTCCGGCCAGTCCAACCGTATCGGGCTGCGCATGACCGGCCCCGAGGGTGCCGAGCTTTCCCGCGAGCGCGAGGAGGAGCTGGCCAGCGAAGGCATGCTGCCCGGCTCCATCCAGGTCCCGCCCAACGGCCTGCCCGTACTCTTCCTCGCCGACCACCCCGTCACCGGCGGGTACCCCGTCATCGCGACGGTCATCCCAGAGGACATGGACGCCGCCGGACAGCTCCCACCCGGCAGCACCGTCACCTTCCGCGCCGTCGACCCCGACACGCTGGCAGAACTGCCGATCAACCCCACCGACCAGAACACCGACACCCAGGAGGAAGAACAGTGA
- a CDS encoding acetyl/propionyl/methylcrotonyl-CoA carboxylase subunit alpha, with translation MSTFYNEQPTPALPLKKVLIANRGEIAVRIARAARDLDIESVAVYSDADADNQHPVYADEAYPLRGESAADTYMNIPALLDIAARSGADCVHPGYGFLAENADFARAVQDAGLVWVGPSPEAIETLGDKVAARQLATKVGAPLAPGTDQPIESWEEARDFAAEHGMPIAIKAAFGGGGRGLKVVHEEADIEEGFASAGREAKAAFGRGECYVEKFLTKPRHVEAQVLADTHGNVRIVGTRDCSVQRRFQKLVEEAPAPFLTDEQNTSIYEGAREICREAGYTGAGTVEFIVAEDGTVSFLEVNTRVQVEHPVTEVVSGVDIVQEQFRIAAGLELSFDADPVPTGHAFEFRINAEDAANGFVPCPGLVRTFEPPTGPGIRVDTGVRSGSTIPGSYDSLIAKLIVWGPNRQAALRRSEEALRGLKIEGVRTVIPFHKDIIHHPAFAEDHLDVYTDWVDKEYVPGFGDGNTDVEASYTERTEVNIEIDGKLHRVGLPMSVLSGLGAAPARGSAVSAETAAAKGSAGSAASEPAGADAITSPYAGVLISWKVEDGAEVAEGDTVAIIEAMKMESPVKAPAAGTLRRSDIAEGGSVAQGEVLARIS, from the coding sequence GTGAGCACCTTCTACAACGAACAACCGACCCCAGCACTTCCGCTGAAGAAGGTCCTCATCGCCAACCGTGGCGAAATCGCCGTGCGCATCGCGCGCGCCGCCCGCGACCTGGACATCGAATCGGTGGCGGTGTACTCCGACGCGGACGCTGATAACCAGCACCCGGTCTACGCCGACGAGGCCTACCCGCTGCGCGGGGAGTCCGCTGCGGATACCTACATGAACATCCCGGCCCTGCTGGACATTGCGGCCCGCAGCGGGGCGGATTGCGTGCACCCGGGCTACGGCTTCCTCGCCGAGAACGCAGACTTCGCCCGCGCGGTGCAGGACGCCGGGCTGGTGTGGGTCGGCCCCTCCCCGGAGGCCATCGAAACCCTGGGCGATAAGGTCGCGGCCCGCCAACTGGCTACCAAGGTCGGCGCCCCGCTGGCCCCCGGCACCGACCAGCCGATCGAGAGCTGGGAGGAGGCCCGGGACTTCGCCGCTGAGCACGGCATGCCAATCGCCATCAAGGCGGCCTTCGGTGGCGGTGGCCGTGGCCTGAAGGTCGTGCACGAGGAAGCGGACATCGAGGAGGGCTTCGCCTCCGCGGGTCGCGAGGCTAAGGCAGCCTTCGGTCGCGGCGAGTGCTACGTGGAGAAGTTCCTCACCAAGCCGCGCCACGTCGAGGCCCAGGTGTTGGCAGATACCCACGGCAATGTCCGCATCGTCGGTACCCGTGACTGCTCTGTGCAGCGCCGCTTCCAGAAGCTCGTCGAAGAGGCCCCGGCGCCGTTCCTGACCGATGAGCAGAACACTTCCATCTACGAGGGTGCCCGCGAGATCTGCCGCGAGGCGGGCTACACCGGCGCGGGCACGGTGGAGTTCATCGTCGCTGAGGACGGCACCGTCTCCTTCCTCGAGGTCAACACCCGCGTCCAGGTCGAGCACCCGGTCACCGAGGTGGTCTCCGGGGTGGACATCGTCCAGGAGCAGTTCCGCATCGCCGCTGGCCTGGAGCTGTCCTTCGACGCCGACCCCGTCCCGACCGGCCATGCCTTTGAGTTCCGCATCAATGCCGAGGACGCCGCGAACGGCTTCGTCCCCTGCCCAGGCCTGGTCCGGACCTTCGAACCGCCGACTGGCCCCGGCATTCGCGTGGATACCGGCGTGCGTTCCGGGTCCACCATTCCGGGCAGCTACGACTCGCTGATCGCGAAGCTGATCGTGTGGGGACCGAACCGCCAGGCGGCGCTGCGCCGCTCTGAGGAAGCCCTGCGGGGTCTGAAGATCGAAGGGGTGCGTACGGTGATTCCGTTCCACAAGGACATCATCCACCACCCTGCCTTCGCCGAGGATCACCTGGATGTGTACACGGACTGGGTCGATAAGGAGTACGTCCCAGGCTTCGGGGATGGCAACACCGACGTGGAAGCCTCCTACACGGAACGCACGGAGGTCAACATCGAGATCGACGGCAAGCTGCACCGGGTGGGCCTGCCGATGAGCGTGCTCTCCGGGCTGGGTGCTGCCCCGGCGCGGGGCTCGGCGGTTAGCGCCGAGACCGCAGCGGCGAAGGGCTCCGCTGGTTCCGCTGCATCCGAACCGGCGGGTGCGGATGCCATCACCTCCCCCTACGCTGGTGTGCTTATCAGCTGGAAGGTCGAGGACGGCGCTGAGGTCGCGGAGGGCGACACCGTGGCGATCATCGAAGCGATGAAGATGGAGTCCCCGGTCAAGGCGCCGGCTGCAGGCACGCTGCGCCGTTCCGATATCGCCGAGGGCGGCTCTGTGGCTCAGGGTGAGGTCCTGGCCCGCATCAGCTAG
- a CDS encoding GntR family transcriptional regulator has product MRSQTVANQLRQEISRGRYQPGEKLNEVQLAERLDVSRNTLREGFAELASQGLVTRIHHRGVFIAKPTVADVADFYTARAFIEPNALRTADVDVPRLSTIVAAAEQALEEGDLAKVADANQRFHRVIVAGVGSSMVEDMMDRILALMRLAFLQVLEAEPEFHAPFVAKNREVMNALERMNFNEAADILEDSLISTPTAVQKYLSH; this is encoded by the coding sequence ATGAGGTCCCAAACGGTCGCCAATCAACTCCGCCAGGAGATCTCCCGCGGGCGCTATCAGCCGGGGGAAAAGCTCAACGAGGTTCAGCTCGCCGAGCGCTTGGACGTGTCCCGAAATACCCTGCGCGAAGGCTTCGCCGAGCTCGCGAGCCAGGGCCTGGTGACCCGAATCCACCACCGAGGCGTGTTCATCGCCAAGCCCACGGTCGCAGATGTCGCGGACTTCTATACCGCCCGCGCCTTCATCGAACCGAATGCACTGCGCACCGCGGATGTCGACGTCCCCCGTCTCTCAACGATCGTCGCCGCGGCGGAACAGGCTCTGGAGGAGGGCGACCTCGCGAAGGTCGCGGACGCGAACCAGCGTTTCCACCGGGTCATCGTCGCTGGGGTGGGTTCCTCGATGGTCGAGGACATGATGGACCGCATCCTCGCGCTGATGCGCCTGGCCTTCCTCCAGGTTCTGGAGGCGGAGCCCGAGTTTCATGCCCCCTTCGTAGCAAAAAACCGCGAGGTCATGAACGCCCTCGAGAGGATGAACTTCAACGAGGCCGCGGACATACTCGAGGACTCGCTCATCTCCACCCCCACTGCGGTTCAGAAGTACCTCTCCCACTAA
- a CDS encoding putative hydro-lyase, whose translation MSTSTHEMSPAAARAAFREGVAVPTTGYSDGYAQANLMVLPKEYAFDFLLFAQRNPKPCPILGVLEPGQLNSELLPGGDIRTDIPKYRVYRDGELAGEYPDVTEFWRDDLVSFLIGCSFTFEGALLDNGIPVAHIEQGRNVPMYKTSIPTARAGRFHGPLVVSMRPIPASQIADAVRVTSRYPAVHGAPVHVGDPAAIGISDLASPDYGDAVEIPDGHIPVFWACGVTPQAAVMETKPSLAIAHAPGHMLVTDARDLQYQVP comes from the coding sequence ATGAGTACCAGCACGCACGAGATGTCGCCGGCAGCTGCCCGCGCTGCCTTCCGCGAGGGAGTGGCCGTGCCGACCACCGGTTACTCGGATGGTTACGCGCAGGCCAACCTCATGGTCCTGCCGAAGGAGTACGCCTTCGACTTCCTGCTTTTTGCCCAGCGCAACCCCAAGCCCTGCCCCATCCTCGGGGTGCTCGAGCCGGGTCAGCTGAACTCCGAGCTGCTGCCCGGCGGGGACATCCGCACCGACATCCCGAAGTACCGCGTCTACCGCGACGGTGAGCTGGCAGGCGAGTACCCGGATGTCACCGAGTTCTGGCGCGATGACCTCGTCAGCTTCCTCATCGGCTGCTCATTCACCTTCGAAGGTGCTCTGCTGGATAACGGCATTCCGGTCGCCCATATCGAGCAGGGGCGGAACGTGCCGATGTACAAGACGTCGATCCCGACCGCCCGCGCGGGGAGGTTCCACGGTCCGCTGGTCGTCTCGATGCGGCCGATTCCTGCGTCCCAGATTGCGGACGCCGTCCGTGTGACCTCCCGCTACCCGGCGGTCCACGGTGCGCCGGTGCACGTGGGGGACCCCGCCGCGATCGGTATTAGCGACCTCGCGTCCCCTGACTACGGCGACGCCGTCGAGATCCCGGACGGGCACATCCCGGTGTTCTGGGCCTGTGGTGTGACCCCGCAGGCCGCGGTGATGGAGACCAAGCCCAGCCTGGCGATCGCCCACGCGCCGGGACACATGCTGGTCACCGACGCCCGCGACCTGCAATACCAGGTCCCCTAA
- a CDS encoding NRAMP family divalent metal transporter, translating to MTTNPNQAETQPGAASTPVDSTDAKAAKAKRRATRATTMGAMFLMATSAIGPGFITQTSVFTVQLGAAFAFAILVSILVDIAIQLNVWRVLGVSGMRANELGNAVVPGLGWVMGAFVFVGGLIFNIGNIGGAGLGTNAMLGVDPIIGGAISALVAALVFLSKWAGAALDRIVVILGALMILLMIYVAIVSAPPVGEALKQTVVPDQIDFVIITTLIGGTVGGYITFSGAHRLIDSGLTGPEHAKDITRVSVTGILVTGVMRTLLFLAIFGVVASGVALSGDNIAADAFRAAAGEIGVRFFGIVLWAAGLTSVIGASFTSVSFVTTQKIAPRTRNLLTLAFILVCAVAYVILNQAPQKLLIFAGAFNGLILPIGFGVVLWVAWRRRDLLKGYKYPVWLWSIGAITWLLTLWLGWRSLSGIVAMWA from the coding sequence ATGACCACGAATCCCAACCAGGCTGAAACACAGCCAGGAGCAGCCTCTACCCCAGTGGATAGCACTGACGCCAAGGCTGCTAAGGCAAAGCGTCGGGCCACCCGCGCAACCACTATGGGTGCCATGTTCCTGATGGCCACCAGCGCCATCGGCCCAGGCTTCATCACGCAGACCAGCGTGTTCACCGTCCAGCTGGGCGCCGCCTTCGCCTTCGCGATCCTGGTGTCGATCCTCGTGGACATCGCCATCCAGCTGAACGTCTGGCGCGTCCTCGGTGTCTCCGGGATGCGAGCCAATGAGCTCGGCAACGCGGTCGTCCCAGGCCTCGGCTGGGTCATGGGCGCGTTCGTCTTCGTGGGCGGCCTGATCTTCAATATCGGCAACATCGGTGGCGCGGGCCTCGGCACGAACGCAATGCTCGGCGTCGACCCCATCATCGGTGGCGCGATCTCCGCGCTGGTCGCCGCGCTGGTCTTCCTCTCCAAGTGGGCCGGTGCAGCCCTGGACCGCATCGTCGTGATCCTCGGTGCCCTGATGATCCTGCTGATGATTTACGTGGCCATCGTATCCGCCCCACCCGTCGGTGAGGCGCTGAAGCAGACCGTGGTTCCGGATCAGATCGACTTCGTCATCATCACCACCCTCATCGGCGGAACGGTTGGCGGCTACATCACCTTCTCCGGCGCCCACCGCCTCATCGACTCCGGCCTGACCGGCCCGGAGCACGCCAAGGACATCACCCGCGTCTCCGTCACCGGCATCCTCGTCACCGGCGTGATGCGCACCCTGCTCTTCCTCGCCATCTTCGGCGTCGTCGCTTCCGGTGTGGCCCTGTCCGGCGACAACATCGCCGCCGATGCCTTCCGCGCCGCCGCCGGCGAGATCGGCGTCCGCTTCTTCGGCATCGTCCTGTGGGCTGCCGGCCTGACCTCCGTCATCGGCGCGTCCTTCACCTCCGTGAGCTTCGTGACCACGCAGAAGATCGCACCGCGCACCCGCAACCTGCTGACCCTCGCATTCATCCTGGTCTGTGCCGTCGCCTACGTCATCCTGAACCAGGCGCCGCAGAAGCTGCTGATCTTCGCCGGTGCGTTCAACGGCCTGATCCTGCCGATCGGCTTCGGCGTGGTGCTGTGGGTGGCCTGGCGCCGCCGCGACCTGCTGAAGGGCTACAAGTACCCGGTGTGGCTGTGGTCCATTGGTGCGATCACCTGGCTGCTGACCCTCTGGCTCGGCTGGCGCTCCCTCTCCGGGATCGTCGCCATGTGGGCCTAG
- a CDS encoding cobalamin-independent methionine synthase II family protein produces the protein MSVNIKTTHVGSLPRTKELLEVNNKFAAGEIEREDFLGILQESIDKVVAKQHEMGVSIINEGEYGHVTSGAVDYGAWWNYSFSRLGGLTMTDEDRWANQEAIRSEPGNIRLTSFADRRDRTLFREAYEDPASGILTNRASVGNPKITGPITYIGKDQIDTDVQLLTNAMKKTGATEGFVAALSPGSAARLKNEYYETDEDVVWACADAMAEEYRAITDAGLTVSIDDPSLAESWDQINPEPSIEDYRAYIRTRVDAINHAVKDLPREQTRLHICWGSWHGPHVTDVPFGDIVEEILRAEVGGYSFEGASPRHAHEWRVWQDHKLPEGTVIYPGVVSHSTNVVEHPRLVADRIIQFAELVGPENVIASTDCGLGGRLHEQIAWAKLQSLVEGAEIASRELNG, from the coding sequence ATGAGCGTCAACATCAAAACCACGCACGTCGGCAGCCTGCCGCGTACGAAGGAACTACTCGAGGTCAATAACAAGTTCGCCGCCGGCGAGATCGAGCGTGAGGACTTCCTGGGCATCCTGCAGGAGTCCATCGACAAGGTCGTCGCCAAGCAGCACGAGATGGGCGTGAGCATCATCAACGAGGGCGAATACGGCCACGTCACCAGCGGTGCCGTCGACTACGGCGCCTGGTGGAACTACAGCTTCTCCCGCCTGGGTGGGCTGACCATGACCGACGAGGACCGCTGGGCCAACCAGGAGGCTATCCGTTCCGAGCCGGGCAACATCCGCCTGACCAGCTTCGCCGACCGCCGTGACCGCACCCTCTTCCGCGAGGCATACGAGGACCCGGCCTCCGGCATCCTCACCAACCGCGCCTCCGTCGGTAACCCGAAGATCACCGGCCCGATCACCTACATCGGCAAGGACCAGATCGACACCGACGTCCAGCTGCTGACTAACGCCATGAAGAAGACCGGTGCCACCGAGGGCTTCGTCGCCGCCCTGTCCCCGGGGTCCGCGGCCCGACTGAAGAACGAGTACTACGAGACGGATGAGGACGTCGTCTGGGCCTGTGCCGACGCGATGGCGGAAGAGTACCGCGCCATCACCGATGCTGGGCTGACGGTATCCATCGACGACCCGTCGCTGGCGGAGTCCTGGGACCAGATCAACCCGGAGCCGTCCATCGAGGACTACCGGGCGTACATCCGCACCCGCGTGGACGCCATCAACCACGCCGTGAAGGATCTGCCGCGCGAGCAGACCCGCCTGCACATCTGCTGGGGTTCCTGGCACGGCCCGCACGTCACCGACGTGCCGTTCGGCGATATCGTCGAGGAGATCCTGCGCGCCGAGGTCGGCGGCTACTCCTTCGAGGGCGCTTCACCACGCCACGCCCACGAGTGGCGTGTCTGGCAGGACCACAAGCTGCCGGAGGGCACCGTGATCTACCCGGGTGTAGTCTCCCACTCCACGAATGTGGTGGAGCACCCGCGCCTGGTCGCGGATCGCATCATTCAGTTCGCTGAGCTCGTCGGCCCGGAGAACGTCATCGCGTCGACGGACTGTGGCCTGGGCGGTCGCCTCCACGAGCAGATCGCATGGGCGAAGCTGCAGTCCCTCGTCGAGGGTGCGGAGATCGCCAGCCGCGAGCTCAACGGCTAA
- a CDS encoding lipase family protein produces MTKITRGGRPWRARSASFIATSILSTTLIAGAGFVAHADESSSKDQDFGVTLSSVGSSEGGALGSSGTGKAPEQGDHDAFYDTDGVTTTTPGEILKTETVPYNPAPRGMKGYVPKTVDRIMYTTTNAHGELTPVTGYIMEPRAEWKGKGERPTVIIGRGTVGQGDKCAPTRNWPLHNLQDPVQSGRGVNLEGIYDVAFAKYGVRVIVTDYIGMGTDEVHTYMNRLDQAHAMIDAGRAARNIVEKNGGKFGKVAFYGHSQGGGASTAAVEEAPNYGKDLDVAGAYASAPPADLNAVQQNIDGSDLMGAIGFTINGMLARYPELRPLLEEHLNEEGEKALAATAEMCTDEIMDNFGHQETRNWTKDGRSLTELLKDMPAAQKALEDQKIGNGKPEAPVMIVSGRYDRNVEYNQAKVLAKTWRDKGASVVYKDDFMPPIGEYNHLAQAATGAPYGLDFIIARFNDLPVKGEGGNYTTESSLQGSSQSSSEGYGLLGSSQPFLGSSARD; encoded by the coding sequence ATGACGAAGATCACACGAGGGGGACGGCCGTGGCGAGCTCGTTCCGCATCTTTCATTGCCACCAGTATTCTTTCCACCACTCTGATCGCAGGGGCCGGGTTCGTCGCGCACGCTGACGAATCCTCCTCGAAGGACCAGGATTTCGGCGTAACGCTGTCCTCCGTTGGTTCCAGCGAGGGCGGGGCCCTCGGTTCCTCCGGCACGGGGAAGGCGCCGGAGCAGGGCGATCATGACGCCTTCTACGACACTGATGGCGTCACCACGACCACTCCGGGTGAGATCCTCAAGACCGAGACTGTGCCTTATAACCCCGCACCGCGGGGCATGAAGGGCTACGTCCCGAAGACCGTCGACCGCATCATGTACACCACCACCAACGCACACGGCGAGCTCACCCCGGTGACTGGCTACATCATGGAGCCGCGCGCCGAGTGGAAGGGTAAGGGCGAGCGCCCGACCGTCATTATCGGCCGCGGCACCGTCGGCCAAGGCGATAAGTGCGCCCCGACCCGCAACTGGCCGCTGCACAACCTCCAGGACCCGGTCCAGAGCGGGCGTGGTGTCAACCTCGAGGGTATCTACGACGTCGCGTTCGCCAAGTACGGCGTGCGCGTCATCGTCACCGACTACATCGGCATGGGCACCGACGAGGTTCACACCTACATGAACCGCCTCGACCAGGCCCACGCGATGATCGACGCGGGCCGCGCGGCGCGCAACATCGTCGAGAAGAATGGCGGGAAGTTCGGGAAGGTCGCCTTCTACGGCCACTCCCAGGGTGGCGGCGCGTCCACCGCGGCCGTCGAGGAGGCCCCGAACTACGGCAAGGACCTCGACGTCGCGGGTGCCTACGCCTCCGCGCCACCGGCAGACCTGAACGCCGTGCAGCAGAATATCGACGGCTCCGACCTGATGGGCGCAATCGGCTTCACCATCAACGGCATGCTGGCCCGCTACCCGGAGCTGCGTCCGCTGCTGGAGGAGCACCTCAACGAGGAAGGTGAGAAGGCCCTGGCCGCGACCGCCGAGATGTGCACCGACGAGATCATGGACAACTTCGGCCACCAGGAGACCCGCAACTGGACCAAGGATGGCCGCTCCCTGACCGAGCTGCTCAAGGACATGCCAGCGGCGCAGAAGGCGCTGGAGGATCAGAAGATCGGTAACGGCAAGCCAGAGGCTCCGGTGATGATCGTCTCCGGTCGCTACGACCGCAACGTCGAGTACAACCAGGCGAAGGTCCTGGCGAAGACCTGGCGCGATAAGGGCGCCAGCGTCGTCTACAAGGATGACTTCATGCCGCCGATCGGCGAGTACAACCACCTCGCCCAGGCTGCAACTGGAGCTCCGTATGGTCTGGACTTCATCATCGCCCGCTTCAACGACCTGCCGGTCAAGGGCGAGGGTGGGAACTACACCACCGAGTCTTCCCTGCAGGGCTCGAGCCAGTCCTCCTCCGAGGGGTATGGACTCCTGGGGTCCAGCCAGCCCTTCCTGGGCAGCTCCGCCCGGGACTAA